A part of Chitinimonas koreensis genomic DNA contains:
- a CDS encoding DNA-deoxyinosine glycosylase, translated as MNAPKRCFPPVVDAGTRLLILGSLPGEVSLAHAQYYAHPQNRFWELAGAVIGQDLRAQDYEGRLATLLRHGVGLWDVVAQARRAGSLDSSIRDHVGNDLAALLATLPQLAAIAFNGGTAATLGLRQLGDTAQRYAIFRLPSSSPAHTLPLADKLAAWQALNAVLAPRGAQDAAVP; from the coding sequence GTGAACGCGCCCAAGCGCTGCTTCCCGCCGGTGGTCGATGCCGGCACGCGGCTGCTGATCCTCGGCAGCCTGCCCGGCGAGGTCTCGCTGGCCCACGCGCAGTACTACGCGCATCCGCAGAACCGCTTCTGGGAGCTGGCCGGCGCGGTGATCGGCCAGGACCTGCGCGCGCAGGACTACGAGGGCCGGCTCGCCACGCTGCTGCGGCACGGCGTCGGGCTGTGGGACGTGGTGGCGCAGGCGCGGCGCGCCGGCAGCCTCGACAGCAGCATCCGCGACCATGTCGGCAACGACCTGGCCGCGCTGCTGGCGACGCTGCCGCAGCTGGCGGCGATCGCCTTCAACGGCGGCACGGCGGCCACCCTCGGCCTGCGCCAGCTGGGCGACACGGCGCAGCGCTACGCGATCTTCCGCCTGCCCTCGTCGAGCCCGGCCCATACGCTGCCGCTGGCCGACAAGCTGGCGGCGTGGCAGGCGCTGAATGCCGTGCTCGCGCCCCGTGGGGCCCAAGATGCCGCCGTCCCCTAG
- a CDS encoding tetratricopeptide repeat protein translates to MTRYAVLPLLALALLGPALAAGPIDAAYAAYQRGDLSGALAQYRKLAQRGDGLAQFNYAMMLKRGEGPGGGVDWFPWLQKAAEAGVMNAAYALGLVYENGDGVNRSQPDATRWFRAAAEKGHTQAQLSLGTQYFLGRGIERDYREAARWYEAAAEGGDMAAQYLIASMYEHGDGVEADRARALSWYAAAARQGDETAKLKAEALARGK, encoded by the coding sequence ATGACCCGATACGCCGTTCTTCCGCTGCTCGCGCTGGCGCTGCTCGGCCCCGCCTTGGCCGCCGGGCCGATCGACGCCGCCTATGCCGCCTACCAGCGCGGCGACCTCAGCGGCGCGCTGGCGCAGTACCGCAAGCTGGCCCAGCGCGGCGACGGCCTGGCCCAGTTCAACTACGCGATGATGCTCAAGCGCGGCGAAGGCCCCGGCGGCGGCGTGGACTGGTTCCCCTGGCTGCAGAAGGCGGCCGAGGCCGGCGTGATGAACGCGGCCTATGCGCTGGGCCTGGTCTACGAGAACGGCGACGGCGTGAACCGCTCGCAGCCGGACGCCACGCGCTGGTTCCGCGCCGCCGCCGAGAAGGGCCATACCCAGGCCCAGCTGAGCCTCGGCACCCAGTATTTCCTCGGCCGCGGCATCGAGCGGGACTACCGCGAGGCCGCCCGCTGGTACGAGGCGGCGGCCGAGGGCGGCGACATGGCGGCGCAATACCTGATCGCCTCGATGTACGAGCACGGCGACGGCGTCGAGGCCGACCGCGCCCGCGCGCTGAGCTGGTATGCGGCGGCGGCGCGCCAGGGCGACGAGACGGCCAAGCTCAAGGCCGAGGCGCTGGCGCGGGGGAAGTGA
- a CDS encoding methyl-accepting chemotaxis protein, whose product MLLRQRVWIIIAAAVLGLLLIAGFGLAQLRQTMMEERRGQITMLLGLAEGMLKQYQALETAGKLSREEAQARATQALGALRSEDNYFFARNGDNVMLIHPKTERIGKVDLGSKVPDGRYSTAVYAEALQQSNPALVVIQTERPKSKDKVLLPKLNGVLKFEPWQWTVGIGFFIDDIDTLFWRYALSFLLIGGVLVLVVGGLTLSMGRGILRQLGGEPGYAAEIVARIAGGDLSREIRVEGGSDSLLAAMQRMQQGLRKLVERFNAASAILVRASAELTGQMQQIAHSAHASAEATSATAAAVEQMSVSIDHVNHSAHATEQNSRNSAALAAEGEQLAGQVVGENRRIAEDVTAAANLIRGLVDSSRQIDSIAAVIKEIADQTNLLALNAAIEAARAGEQGRGFAVVADEVRKLAERTGVATQDIVRTTQAVQQDTDSVAGKMDEVGRSVDGGVARTERAETALREIRHSVDGTLGQVREVAEAMREQSLASTSIAGNIERIAQMVDEADASIAAARESVQQLDALARELNEAAASFRLA is encoded by the coding sequence CGGTGCTCGGGCTGCTGCTGATCGCCGGTTTCGGCCTGGCGCAGCTGCGCCAGACCATGATGGAGGAACGCCGCGGCCAGATCACCATGCTGCTGGGCCTGGCCGAGGGCATGCTCAAGCAGTACCAGGCGCTCGAGACCGCCGGCAAGCTGAGCCGCGAGGAGGCGCAGGCGCGCGCCACCCAGGCGCTCGGCGCGCTGCGCAGCGAGGACAACTACTTCTTCGCCCGCAACGGCGACAACGTGATGCTGATCCACCCGAAGACCGAGCGGATCGGCAAGGTCGATCTCGGCTCCAAGGTGCCGGACGGCCGCTATTCGACCGCGGTCTACGCCGAGGCGCTGCAGCAGTCCAACCCGGCGCTGGTGGTGATCCAGACCGAGCGGCCCAAGTCCAAGGACAAGGTACTGCTGCCCAAGCTCAACGGCGTGCTCAAGTTCGAGCCGTGGCAGTGGACCGTCGGCATCGGCTTCTTCATCGACGACATCGACACGCTGTTCTGGCGCTATGCGCTGAGCTTCCTGCTGATCGGCGGCGTGCTGGTGCTGGTGGTCGGCGGGCTCACGCTGTCGATGGGACGCGGCATCCTGCGCCAGCTCGGCGGCGAGCCGGGCTACGCGGCCGAGATCGTGGCGCGCATCGCCGGCGGCGACCTGAGCCGCGAGATCCGCGTCGAGGGCGGCAGCGACAGCCTGCTGGCCGCCATGCAGCGCATGCAGCAGGGGCTGCGCAAGCTGGTCGAGCGCTTCAACGCCGCCTCGGCGATCCTGGTACGCGCCTCGGCCGAGCTGACCGGCCAGATGCAGCAGATCGCGCACAGCGCGCACGCCTCGGCCGAGGCCACCTCGGCCACCGCCGCCGCGGTCGAGCAGATGTCGGTCAGCATCGACCACGTCAACCACAGCGCGCACGCCACCGAGCAGAATTCGCGCAATTCGGCCGCGCTGGCGGCCGAGGGCGAGCAGCTGGCCGGCCAGGTGGTCGGCGAGAACCGCCGCATCGCCGAGGACGTGACCGCGGCGGCCAACCTGATCCGCGGCCTGGTCGACAGCTCGCGCCAGATCGACAGCATCGCCGCGGTGATCAAGGAGATCGCCGACCAGACCAACCTGTTGGCGCTCAATGCCGCGATCGAGGCGGCGCGCGCCGGCGAGCAGGGCAGGGGCTTCGCGGTGGTGGCCGACGAGGTGCGCAAGCTGGCCGAGCGCACCGGCGTCGCCACCCAGGACATCGTGCGCACCACCCAGGCGGTGCAGCAGGACACCGACTCGGTGGCCGGCAAGATGGACGAGGTCGGCCGCTCGGTCGACGGCGGGGTGGCGCGCACCGAGCGCGCCGAGACGGCGCTGCGCGAGATCCGGCACAGCGTCGACGGCACGCTGGGGCAGGTGCGCGAGGTGGCCGAGGCGATGCGCGAGCAGAGCCTGGCCAGCACCAGCATCGCCGGCAATATCGAGCGCATCGCCCAGATGGTCGACGAGGCCGACGCCTCAATCGCCGCGGCCCGCGAATCGGTGCAGCAGCTCGATGCGCTGGCACGCGAGCTGAACGAGGCGGCGGCGAGTTTCCGGCTGGCTTGA